Proteins encoded in a region of the Balaenoptera ricei isolate mBalRic1 chromosome 19, mBalRic1.hap2, whole genome shotgun sequence genome:
- the SPHK2 gene encoding sphingosine kinase 2 isoform X2, with amino-acid sequence MKTQRPEQELTWSWGHRPRSALDRVKAMAPPPPPPLTASTPLLHGEFGSYPARGPRFALTLTPQALHIQRLRPKPEARPRGGLVLLAEVSGCCTLRSRSPSDSAAYFCIYTYPRGRRGGRRRAARTFRADGAATYEENRAEAQRWATALTCLLRGLPLPGDGEITPDPLPRPPRLLLLVNPFGGRGLAWQWCKNHVLPMISEAGLSFNLIQTERHNHARELVQGLSLSEWDGIVTVSGDGLLYEVLNGLLERPDWEEAVKTPVGILPCGSGNALAGAVNQHGGFEPALGIDLLLNCSLLLCRGGSHPLDLLSVTLASGSRCFSFLSVAWGFVSDVDIQSERFRALGSARFTLGTVLGLATLHTYRGRLSYLPATVEPASPAPPHGLPRAKSELTLAPGPAPPVAHSPLHRSVSDLPLPLPQPALTSPGSPEPPPILSLNGGGPELAGDWGGAGDAPLSPDPLLPSPPGSPKAAQLSPITEGASETPASSGLPPPTPDARVAISAGGPPDHLLPPLGTPLPPGWVTMEGDFVLILAISPSHLGADLVAAPHARFDDGLVHLCWVRGGISRAALLRLFLAMERGSHFSLGCPQLGYAAARAFRLEPLTPRGVLTVDGEQVEYGPLQAQVHPGLGTLLTGPSGCPGREP; translated from the exons ATGAAAACCCAG aggcCAGAGCAGGAGCTGACCTGGAGCTGGGGCCACAGGCCTAGGAGCGCCCTGGACAGGGTCAAGGCCATGGCCCCCCCACCGCCACCGCCATTGACCGCCAGCACCCCACTCCTGCATGGCGAGTTTGGCTCCTACCCAGCCCGAGGCCCACGCTTCGCCCTCACTCTCACACCACAAGCCCTGCACATACAGCGGCTGCGGCCAAAGCCTGAAGCCCGGCCCCGGGGTGGCCTGGTCCTGCTGGCTGAGGTCTCAGGCTGCTGCACCCTGCGGAGCCGAAGCCCCTCGGACTCAGCAGCCTACTTCTGCATCTACACCTACCCGAGGGGCCGGCGTGGGGGCCGGCGCAGAGCTGCACGCACCTTCCGGGCCGACGGGGCGGCCACCTATGAGGAGAACCGTGCTGAGGCCCAGCGCTGGGCCACTGCCCTCACGTGTCTGCTCCGCGGACTGCCACTTCCTGGGGACGGGG AAATCACCCCCGACCCTCTGCCAAGGCCTCCCCGATTGCTCCTATTGGTCAATCCCTttggggggcggggcctggcctgGCAGTGGTGTAAGAACCATGTGCTGCCCATGATCTCTGAAGCGGGGCTGTCCTTCAACCTCATCCAGACAG AACGACATAACCACGCCCGGGAGCTGGTCCAGGGGTTGAGCCTGAGCGAGTGGGATGGCATTGTCACCGTCTCCGGAGATGGGCTGCTGTATGAG GTGCTGAATGGACTCCTAGAACGCCCCGACTGGGAAGAGGCCGTGAAGACCCCCGTGGGCATCCTCCCCTGTGGCTCGGGCAACGCGCTGGCAGGAGCCGTGAACCAGCATGGGGG GTTTGAGCCGGCCCTGGGCATTGACCTGCTGCTCAACTGCTCCCTGCTGCTCTGCCGGGGTGGCAGCCACCCGCTGGACCTGCTCTCCGTCACTCTGGCCTCCGGCTCCCGCTGTTTCTCCTTCCTGTCTGTGGCCTGGGGCTTTGTGTCAGATGTGGACATCCAGAGCGAGCGCTTCAGGGCCCTGGGCAGTGCTCGCTTCACCCTGGGCACGGTCCTGGGCCTCGCCACACTGCACACCTACCGTGGCCGCCTCTCCTACCTCCCTGCCACGGTGGAGCCCGCCTCACCCGCCCCTCCCCATGGCCTGCCACGTGCCAAGTCAGAGCTGACCCTAGCCCCCGGCCCAGCCCCACCCGTGGCCCACTCACCCCTGCACCGCTCAGTGTCtgacctgcccctgcccctgcctcagcCTGCCCTGACCTCCCCTGGCTCACCTGAACCCCCGCCCATCCTGTCCCTCAACGGTGGGGGCCCAGAGCTGGCTGgggactggggtggggctggggatgcTCCACTGTCCCCAGACCCACTGCTGCCCTCGCCCCCTGGCTCCCCCAAGGCAGCTCAACTCTCACCCATCACCGAGGGGGCCTCAGAAACGCCAGCATCCTCtgggctcccacctcccacccctgatGCCCGGGTGGCCATCTCTGCTGGGGGCCCACCTGACCACCTGCTCCCTCCTCTAGGCACTCCACTACCCCCAGGCTGGGTGACAATGGAGGGGGACTTTGTGCTTATTTTGGCCATCTCACCCAGTCACCTGGGGGCTGACCTAGTGGCAGCGCCCCACGCGCGCTTTGACGACGGCCTGGTGCACCTGTGCTGGGTGCGCGGTGGCATCTCACGGGCGGCGCTCCTGCGCCTGTTTCTGGCCATGGAGCGCGGTAGCCACTTCAGCCTGGGCTGTCCGCAGCTGGGCTACGCTGCGGCTCGTGCCTTCCGCCTTGAGCCGCTCACGCCCCGCGGCGTGCTCACGGTGGACGGGGAGCAGGTGGAGTACGGGCCGTTGCAGGCGCAGGTGCATCCCGGCCTCGGTACTCTGCTCACGGGTCCTTCAGGCTGCCCTGGGCGGGAGCCTTAA
- the SPHK2 gene encoding sphingosine kinase 2 isoform X1 — MHGHLEAEEQQDQRPEQELTWSWGHRPRSALDRVKAMAPPPPPPLTASTPLLHGEFGSYPARGPRFALTLTPQALHIQRLRPKPEARPRGGLVLLAEVSGCCTLRSRSPSDSAAYFCIYTYPRGRRGGRRRAARTFRADGAATYEENRAEAQRWATALTCLLRGLPLPGDGEITPDPLPRPPRLLLLVNPFGGRGLAWQWCKNHVLPMISEAGLSFNLIQTERHNHARELVQGLSLSEWDGIVTVSGDGLLYEVLNGLLERPDWEEAVKTPVGILPCGSGNALAGAVNQHGGFEPALGIDLLLNCSLLLCRGGSHPLDLLSVTLASGSRCFSFLSVAWGFVSDVDIQSERFRALGSARFTLGTVLGLATLHTYRGRLSYLPATVEPASPAPPHGLPRAKSELTLAPGPAPPVAHSPLHRSVSDLPLPLPQPALTSPGSPEPPPILSLNGGGPELAGDWGGAGDAPLSPDPLLPSPPGSPKAAQLSPITEGASETPASSGLPPPTPDARVAISAGGPPDHLLPPLGTPLPPGWVTMEGDFVLILAISPSHLGADLVAAPHARFDDGLVHLCWVRGGISRAALLRLFLAMERGSHFSLGCPQLGYAAARAFRLEPLTPRGVLTVDGEQVEYGPLQAQVHPGLGTLLTGPSGCPGREP; from the exons ATGCATGGACACCTTGAAGCAGAGGAGCAGCAGGACCAG aggcCAGAGCAGGAGCTGACCTGGAGCTGGGGCCACAGGCCTAGGAGCGCCCTGGACAGGGTCAAGGCCATGGCCCCCCCACCGCCACCGCCATTGACCGCCAGCACCCCACTCCTGCATGGCGAGTTTGGCTCCTACCCAGCCCGAGGCCCACGCTTCGCCCTCACTCTCACACCACAAGCCCTGCACATACAGCGGCTGCGGCCAAAGCCTGAAGCCCGGCCCCGGGGTGGCCTGGTCCTGCTGGCTGAGGTCTCAGGCTGCTGCACCCTGCGGAGCCGAAGCCCCTCGGACTCAGCAGCCTACTTCTGCATCTACACCTACCCGAGGGGCCGGCGTGGGGGCCGGCGCAGAGCTGCACGCACCTTCCGGGCCGACGGGGCGGCCACCTATGAGGAGAACCGTGCTGAGGCCCAGCGCTGGGCCACTGCCCTCACGTGTCTGCTCCGCGGACTGCCACTTCCTGGGGACGGGG AAATCACCCCCGACCCTCTGCCAAGGCCTCCCCGATTGCTCCTATTGGTCAATCCCTttggggggcggggcctggcctgGCAGTGGTGTAAGAACCATGTGCTGCCCATGATCTCTGAAGCGGGGCTGTCCTTCAACCTCATCCAGACAG AACGACATAACCACGCCCGGGAGCTGGTCCAGGGGTTGAGCCTGAGCGAGTGGGATGGCATTGTCACCGTCTCCGGAGATGGGCTGCTGTATGAG GTGCTGAATGGACTCCTAGAACGCCCCGACTGGGAAGAGGCCGTGAAGACCCCCGTGGGCATCCTCCCCTGTGGCTCGGGCAACGCGCTGGCAGGAGCCGTGAACCAGCATGGGGG GTTTGAGCCGGCCCTGGGCATTGACCTGCTGCTCAACTGCTCCCTGCTGCTCTGCCGGGGTGGCAGCCACCCGCTGGACCTGCTCTCCGTCACTCTGGCCTCCGGCTCCCGCTGTTTCTCCTTCCTGTCTGTGGCCTGGGGCTTTGTGTCAGATGTGGACATCCAGAGCGAGCGCTTCAGGGCCCTGGGCAGTGCTCGCTTCACCCTGGGCACGGTCCTGGGCCTCGCCACACTGCACACCTACCGTGGCCGCCTCTCCTACCTCCCTGCCACGGTGGAGCCCGCCTCACCCGCCCCTCCCCATGGCCTGCCACGTGCCAAGTCAGAGCTGACCCTAGCCCCCGGCCCAGCCCCACCCGTGGCCCACTCACCCCTGCACCGCTCAGTGTCtgacctgcccctgcccctgcctcagcCTGCCCTGACCTCCCCTGGCTCACCTGAACCCCCGCCCATCCTGTCCCTCAACGGTGGGGGCCCAGAGCTGGCTGgggactggggtggggctggggatgcTCCACTGTCCCCAGACCCACTGCTGCCCTCGCCCCCTGGCTCCCCCAAGGCAGCTCAACTCTCACCCATCACCGAGGGGGCCTCAGAAACGCCAGCATCCTCtgggctcccacctcccacccctgatGCCCGGGTGGCCATCTCTGCTGGGGGCCCACCTGACCACCTGCTCCCTCCTCTAGGCACTCCACTACCCCCAGGCTGGGTGACAATGGAGGGGGACTTTGTGCTTATTTTGGCCATCTCACCCAGTCACCTGGGGGCTGACCTAGTGGCAGCGCCCCACGCGCGCTTTGACGACGGCCTGGTGCACCTGTGCTGGGTGCGCGGTGGCATCTCACGGGCGGCGCTCCTGCGCCTGTTTCTGGCCATGGAGCGCGGTAGCCACTTCAGCCTGGGCTGTCCGCAGCTGGGCTACGCTGCGGCTCGTGCCTTCCGCCTTGAGCCGCTCACGCCCCGCGGCGTGCTCACGGTGGACGGGGAGCAGGTGGAGTACGGGCCGTTGCAGGCGCAGGTGCATCCCGGCCTCGGTACTCTGCTCACGGGTCCTTCAGGCTGCCCTGGGCGGGAGCCTTAA
- the SPHK2 gene encoding sphingosine kinase 2 isoform X4: MISEAGLSFNLIQTERHNHARELVQGLSLSEWDGIVTVSGDGLLYEVLNGLLERPDWEEAVKTPVGILPCGSGNALAGAVNQHGGFEPALGIDLLLNCSLLLCRGGSHPLDLLSVTLASGSRCFSFLSVAWGFVSDVDIQSERFRALGSARFTLGTVLGLATLHTYRGRLSYLPATVEPASPAPPHGLPRAKSELTLAPGPAPPVAHSPLHRSVSDLPLPLPQPALTSPGSPEPPPILSLNGGGPELAGDWGGAGDAPLSPDPLLPSPPGSPKAAQLSPITEGASETPASSGLPPPTPDARVAISAGGPPDHLLPPLGTPLPPGWVTMEGDFVLILAISPSHLGADLVAAPHARFDDGLVHLCWVRGGISRAALLRLFLAMERGSHFSLGCPQLGYAAARAFRLEPLTPRGVLTVDGEQVEYGPLQAQVHPGLGTLLTGPSGCPGREP; encoded by the exons ATGATCTCTGAAGCGGGGCTGTCCTTCAACCTCATCCAGACAG AACGACATAACCACGCCCGGGAGCTGGTCCAGGGGTTGAGCCTGAGCGAGTGGGATGGCATTGTCACCGTCTCCGGAGATGGGCTGCTGTATGAG GTGCTGAATGGACTCCTAGAACGCCCCGACTGGGAAGAGGCCGTGAAGACCCCCGTGGGCATCCTCCCCTGTGGCTCGGGCAACGCGCTGGCAGGAGCCGTGAACCAGCATGGGGG GTTTGAGCCGGCCCTGGGCATTGACCTGCTGCTCAACTGCTCCCTGCTGCTCTGCCGGGGTGGCAGCCACCCGCTGGACCTGCTCTCCGTCACTCTGGCCTCCGGCTCCCGCTGTTTCTCCTTCCTGTCTGTGGCCTGGGGCTTTGTGTCAGATGTGGACATCCAGAGCGAGCGCTTCAGGGCCCTGGGCAGTGCTCGCTTCACCCTGGGCACGGTCCTGGGCCTCGCCACACTGCACACCTACCGTGGCCGCCTCTCCTACCTCCCTGCCACGGTGGAGCCCGCCTCACCCGCCCCTCCCCATGGCCTGCCACGTGCCAAGTCAGAGCTGACCCTAGCCCCCGGCCCAGCCCCACCCGTGGCCCACTCACCCCTGCACCGCTCAGTGTCtgacctgcccctgcccctgcctcagcCTGCCCTGACCTCCCCTGGCTCACCTGAACCCCCGCCCATCCTGTCCCTCAACGGTGGGGGCCCAGAGCTGGCTGgggactggggtggggctggggatgcTCCACTGTCCCCAGACCCACTGCTGCCCTCGCCCCCTGGCTCCCCCAAGGCAGCTCAACTCTCACCCATCACCGAGGGGGCCTCAGAAACGCCAGCATCCTCtgggctcccacctcccacccctgatGCCCGGGTGGCCATCTCTGCTGGGGGCCCACCTGACCACCTGCTCCCTCCTCTAGGCACTCCACTACCCCCAGGCTGGGTGACAATGGAGGGGGACTTTGTGCTTATTTTGGCCATCTCACCCAGTCACCTGGGGGCTGACCTAGTGGCAGCGCCCCACGCGCGCTTTGACGACGGCCTGGTGCACCTGTGCTGGGTGCGCGGTGGCATCTCACGGGCGGCGCTCCTGCGCCTGTTTCTGGCCATGGAGCGCGGTAGCCACTTCAGCCTGGGCTGTCCGCAGCTGGGCTACGCTGCGGCTCGTGCCTTCCGCCTTGAGCCGCTCACGCCCCGCGGCGTGCTCACGGTGGACGGGGAGCAGGTGGAGTACGGGCCGTTGCAGGCGCAGGTGCATCCCGGCCTCGGTACTCTGCTCACGGGTCCTTCAGGCTGCCCTGGGCGGGAGCCTTAA
- the DBP gene encoding D site-binding protein: protein MARPVSDRTPAPLLLGSPTGAPPGGGALLGLRSLLQGTSKPKEPASCLLKEKERKATPPAATVPGPGLEPAGPADASAGAVVGGGSPRGRPGAAPGPGLLAPLLWERTLPFGDVEYVDLDAFLLEHGLPPSPPPPGGPSPAPSPVRTPAPSPGPGSCGSASPRSSPGHAPARAALGAAGGHRAGLTSRDTPSPVDPDTVEVLMTFEPDPADLALSSIPGHETFDPRRHRFSEEELKPQPIMKKARKIQVPEEQKDEKYWSRRYKNNEAAKRSRDARRLKENQISVRAAFLEKENALLRQEVVAVRQELSHYRAVLSRYQAQHGAL, encoded by the exons ATGGCGCGGCCCGTGAGCGACAGGACTCCGGCCCCTCTGCTGCTGGGCAGCCCGACCGGGGCCCCCCCTGGCGGGGGAGCGCTGCTTGGGCTGCGGAGCCTTCTGCAGGGGACCAGCAAGCCCAAAGAGCCAGCCAGCT GTCTGCTGAAGGAAAAGGAGCGCAAGGCGACCCCGCCGGCAGCCACGGTCCCCGGGCCGGGCCTGGAGCCAGCGGGACCGGCGGATGCCTCAGCTGGGGCGGTAGTGGGCGGCGGGTCCCCACGGGGACGCCCGGGGGCTGCGCCCGGCCCGGGTCTGTTGGCGCCGCTACTGTGGGAGCGGACGCTGCCGTTCGGCGACGTGGAGTACGTGGACCTGGACGCCTTCCTGCTGGAGCATGGGCTCCCTCCCAGCCCGCCGCCCCCCGGCGGCCCGTCGCCAGCGCCCTCGCCCGTGCGCACACCTGCACCCTCCCCGGGGCCCGGCTCCTGCGGCTCGGCTTCCCCTCGCTCCTCGCCCGGGCACGCCCCCGCCCGGGCTGCCCTCGGGGCCGCCGGCGGCCACCGCGCAG GCCTGACCTCTCGGGACACACCCAGCCCTGTGGACCCAGACACGGTGGAGGTGCTGATGACCTTTGAACCTGACCCAGCTGATTTAGCCCTGTCAAGCATTCCCGGCCATGAGACCTTTGACCCTCGGAGACATCGCTTCTCAGAGGAGGAACTTAAGCCCCAGCCAATCATGAAGAAGGCGCGGAAGATCCAGGTGCCAGAGGAGCAGAAG GACGAGAAGTATTGGAGCCGGCGGTACAAGAATAACGAGGCAGCCAAGCGGTCCCGCGACGCCCGGAGGCTCAAGGAGAACCAGATATCGGTGCGGGCGGCCTTCCTGGAGAAGGAGAACGCCCTGCTACGGCAGGAGGTGGTGGCCGTGCGCCAGGAGCTGTCCCACTACCGCGCCGTGCTGTCCCGCTACCAGGCCCAGCACGGAGCCCTGTGA
- the SPHK2 gene encoding sphingosine kinase 2 isoform X3: MAPPPPPPLTASTPLLHGEFGSYPARGPRFALTLTPQALHIQRLRPKPEARPRGGLVLLAEVSGCCTLRSRSPSDSAAYFCIYTYPRGRRGGRRRAARTFRADGAATYEENRAEAQRWATALTCLLRGLPLPGDGEITPDPLPRPPRLLLLVNPFGGRGLAWQWCKNHVLPMISEAGLSFNLIQTERHNHARELVQGLSLSEWDGIVTVSGDGLLYEVLNGLLERPDWEEAVKTPVGILPCGSGNALAGAVNQHGGFEPALGIDLLLNCSLLLCRGGSHPLDLLSVTLASGSRCFSFLSVAWGFVSDVDIQSERFRALGSARFTLGTVLGLATLHTYRGRLSYLPATVEPASPAPPHGLPRAKSELTLAPGPAPPVAHSPLHRSVSDLPLPLPQPALTSPGSPEPPPILSLNGGGPELAGDWGGAGDAPLSPDPLLPSPPGSPKAAQLSPITEGASETPASSGLPPPTPDARVAISAGGPPDHLLPPLGTPLPPGWVTMEGDFVLILAISPSHLGADLVAAPHARFDDGLVHLCWVRGGISRAALLRLFLAMERGSHFSLGCPQLGYAAARAFRLEPLTPRGVLTVDGEQVEYGPLQAQVHPGLGTLLTGPSGCPGREP; encoded by the exons ATGGCCCCCCCACCGCCACCGCCATTGACCGCCAGCACCCCACTCCTGCATGGCGAGTTTGGCTCCTACCCAGCCCGAGGCCCACGCTTCGCCCTCACTCTCACACCACAAGCCCTGCACATACAGCGGCTGCGGCCAAAGCCTGAAGCCCGGCCCCGGGGTGGCCTGGTCCTGCTGGCTGAGGTCTCAGGCTGCTGCACCCTGCGGAGCCGAAGCCCCTCGGACTCAGCAGCCTACTTCTGCATCTACACCTACCCGAGGGGCCGGCGTGGGGGCCGGCGCAGAGCTGCACGCACCTTCCGGGCCGACGGGGCGGCCACCTATGAGGAGAACCGTGCTGAGGCCCAGCGCTGGGCCACTGCCCTCACGTGTCTGCTCCGCGGACTGCCACTTCCTGGGGACGGGG AAATCACCCCCGACCCTCTGCCAAGGCCTCCCCGATTGCTCCTATTGGTCAATCCCTttggggggcggggcctggcctgGCAGTGGTGTAAGAACCATGTGCTGCCCATGATCTCTGAAGCGGGGCTGTCCTTCAACCTCATCCAGACAG AACGACATAACCACGCCCGGGAGCTGGTCCAGGGGTTGAGCCTGAGCGAGTGGGATGGCATTGTCACCGTCTCCGGAGATGGGCTGCTGTATGAG GTGCTGAATGGACTCCTAGAACGCCCCGACTGGGAAGAGGCCGTGAAGACCCCCGTGGGCATCCTCCCCTGTGGCTCGGGCAACGCGCTGGCAGGAGCCGTGAACCAGCATGGGGG GTTTGAGCCGGCCCTGGGCATTGACCTGCTGCTCAACTGCTCCCTGCTGCTCTGCCGGGGTGGCAGCCACCCGCTGGACCTGCTCTCCGTCACTCTGGCCTCCGGCTCCCGCTGTTTCTCCTTCCTGTCTGTGGCCTGGGGCTTTGTGTCAGATGTGGACATCCAGAGCGAGCGCTTCAGGGCCCTGGGCAGTGCTCGCTTCACCCTGGGCACGGTCCTGGGCCTCGCCACACTGCACACCTACCGTGGCCGCCTCTCCTACCTCCCTGCCACGGTGGAGCCCGCCTCACCCGCCCCTCCCCATGGCCTGCCACGTGCCAAGTCAGAGCTGACCCTAGCCCCCGGCCCAGCCCCACCCGTGGCCCACTCACCCCTGCACCGCTCAGTGTCtgacctgcccctgcccctgcctcagcCTGCCCTGACCTCCCCTGGCTCACCTGAACCCCCGCCCATCCTGTCCCTCAACGGTGGGGGCCCAGAGCTGGCTGgggactggggtggggctggggatgcTCCACTGTCCCCAGACCCACTGCTGCCCTCGCCCCCTGGCTCCCCCAAGGCAGCTCAACTCTCACCCATCACCGAGGGGGCCTCAGAAACGCCAGCATCCTCtgggctcccacctcccacccctgatGCCCGGGTGGCCATCTCTGCTGGGGGCCCACCTGACCACCTGCTCCCTCCTCTAGGCACTCCACTACCCCCAGGCTGGGTGACAATGGAGGGGGACTTTGTGCTTATTTTGGCCATCTCACCCAGTCACCTGGGGGCTGACCTAGTGGCAGCGCCCCACGCGCGCTTTGACGACGGCCTGGTGCACCTGTGCTGGGTGCGCGGTGGCATCTCACGGGCGGCGCTCCTGCGCCTGTTTCTGGCCATGGAGCGCGGTAGCCACTTCAGCCTGGGCTGTCCGCAGCTGGGCTACGCTGCGGCTCGTGCCTTCCGCCTTGAGCCGCTCACGCCCCGCGGCGTGCTCACGGTGGACGGGGAGCAGGTGGAGTACGGGCCGTTGCAGGCGCAGGTGCATCCCGGCCTCGGTACTCTGCTCACGGGTCCTTCAGGCTGCCCTGGGCGGGAGCCTTAA
- the RPL18 gene encoding large ribosomal subunit protein eL18, whose amino-acid sequence MGVDIRHNKDRKVRRKEPKSQDIYLRLLVKLYRFLARRTNSTFNQVVLKRLFMSRTNRPPLSLSRMIRKMKLPGREGKTAVVVGTVTDDVRVQEVPKLKVCALRVSSRARSRILKAGGKILTFDQLALDSPKGCGTVLLSGPRKGREVYRHFGKAPGTPHSHTKPYVRSKGRKFERARGRRASRGYKN is encoded by the exons ATG GGAGTTGACATCCGCCACAACAAGGACCGAAAGGTTCGACGCAAGGAGCCCAAGAGCCAGGACATCTACTTAAGGCTGTTGGTCAAG CTGTACAGGTTTCTGGCCAGGCGAACCAACTCCACCTTCAATCAAGTTGTGCTGAAGAGGTTGTTCATGAGTCGCACCAACCGGCCACCTCTTTCCCTTTCCCGGATG ATTCGGAAGATGAAGCTTCCCGGCCGGGAAGGCAAAACGGCTGTGGTGGTGGGGACAGTGACTGATGACGTACGAGTCCAGGAGGTGCCCAAGCTGAAG GTGTGTGCTCTCCGGGTGAGCAGCCGCGCCCGGAGCCGCATCCTCAAGGCCGGGGGCAAGATCCTCACCTTCGACCAGCTGGCCCTGGACTCCCCCAAGGGCTGTGGCACCGTGCTCCTGTCTG gtcCTCGCAAGGGCCGAGAGGTGTACAGGCATTTCGGCAAGGCCCCAGGAACCCCGCATAGCCACACCAA ACCCTATGTACGCTCCAAGGGCCGGAAGTTCGAGCGCGCCAGAGGCCGACGGGCCAGCCGTGGCTACAAGAACTAA